A window from Candidatus Sysuiplasma jiujiangense encodes these proteins:
- a CDS encoding FAD-dependent oxidoreductase, producing MSVRRVIIIGGDAAGMSAASRVRKRLPDAEVVVYEAGGYVSYSACGMPFHVAGVVSEFASLLHYPVEKFEKERRIQIRLHSRVTEIDTEKKVIRFLSNGVPEQDHFDRLIIATGASPKVPPDLAGLNAVRTLRTLNDLDAFEELANRASHITIVGAGYIGLELSESFRMLGKDVRILQRSDRILRGYDAELSKQIVDEVVGNGIRIDFKTEIEKVEERGTAVRIRTKDGSEFDTDMIVAATGVTPNSALASSAGIALGASGAIRVNEYMETSAPGIFAAGDVATTFNMITGESIYMPLATGSNKSGRVAGENAAGGRVRWSGVAGTEVVKVFSLEVGRTGIDENEAVSHGFEPVSSTITSTTRSAYYPGAGPLTIRLMADRKSHRFLGGNIIGKEGVAKRLDVLATAIAAGMTVDQLVTVDYSYSPPFAPAWEPIGVAADVLSGKLHDQAAG from the coding sequence ATGTCTGTAAGACGGGTAATAATAATTGGCGGGGATGCAGCCGGAATGAGCGCTGCATCCAGGGTAAGGAAACGGCTGCCGGATGCGGAGGTTGTTGTTTATGAGGCCGGAGGGTATGTCTCATATTCCGCGTGCGGCATGCCATTCCATGTGGCAGGCGTTGTCAGTGAATTCGCCAGCCTGCTGCACTATCCGGTGGAAAAATTTGAAAAGGAGCGGAGGATCCAAATCAGGCTGCACAGCAGGGTCACGGAAATAGACACGGAAAAGAAGGTGATCAGGTTTCTCAGCAACGGTGTCCCGGAGCAGGACCATTTTGACAGACTTATTATTGCTACGGGCGCCAGCCCGAAGGTACCGCCTGATCTTGCGGGACTGAATGCTGTAAGGACTCTCCGCACGTTAAACGACCTTGATGCATTCGAAGAACTCGCAAACCGTGCTTCGCACATCACGATTGTCGGCGCAGGCTATATCGGCCTTGAACTCTCCGAATCCTTCAGGATGCTTGGTAAAGATGTAAGGATTCTTCAGAGGTCTGACAGAATACTGAGGGGATACGATGCCGAACTGTCAAAGCAGATCGTCGACGAGGTTGTCGGCAACGGGATTCGCATCGATTTCAAAACCGAAATTGAAAAGGTCGAGGAACGCGGAACTGCCGTCCGTATCCGGACGAAGGACGGGAGCGAATTTGACACAGACATGATTGTTGCTGCGACCGGTGTTACGCCCAACAGTGCGCTGGCTTCCTCGGCGGGCATTGCGCTCGGCGCTTCCGGCGCAATCAGGGTCAATGAATATATGGAAACCAGTGCTCCGGGAATTTTTGCCGCAGGGGACGTTGCAACAACTTTCAATATGATTACAGGTGAAAGCATTTACATGCCTCTGGCTACGGGCTCCAACAAGTCGGGCAGGGTTGCCGGGGAGAATGCGGCGGGGGGAAGGGTAAGGTGGTCAGGTGTTGCAGGTACTGAAGTGGTAAAGGTCTTTTCGCTTGAAGTGGGGCGCACAGGAATTGATGAGAATGAGGCGGTGTCGCACGGATTCGAACCTGTTTCATCGACGATAACATCCACAACACGATCTGCATATTATCCGGGCGCAGGCCCGCTGACAATACGGCTGATGGCGGACAGGAAGTCGCACAGATTTCTGGGTGGCAACATCATCGGGAAGGAGGGGGTAGCAAAGAGGCTGGACGTCCTTGCAACCGCAATAGCAGCAGGCATGACGGTGGATCAGCTGGTGACTGTGGATTATTCGTATTCACCTCCCTTTGCGCCCGCCTGGGAACCCATCGGAGTGGCAGCCGATGTTCTGTCGGGCAAGCTGCACGATCAAGCGGCTGGCTGA
- a CDS encoding GtrA family protein — MNILGGKTVRIISSRHLLRLVKFSISGTTGFLAFEFILVAGLAVYGVTHILAVDAAAWIVGTSVAFFADEYWTFHNRSRIQSGNLSALLYRLGLFQLASSLTNAIVIFCQLLLLFSFGLPAFAGTALGGALTFPLSYRLSESVVWKAILQGQ, encoded by the coding sequence TTGAATATCCTAGGAGGAAAGACGGTACGCATCATAAGTTCCCGGCATCTGCTCAGGCTGGTTAAATTTTCGATATCAGGCACAACCGGCTTTCTTGCTTTCGAATTCATACTTGTCGCGGGCCTGGCTGTTTATGGCGTCACTCACATTCTGGCCGTTGACGCTGCCGCATGGATTGTCGGAACATCCGTCGCTTTTTTTGCGGATGAATACTGGACATTCCACAACAGGAGCCGGATACAATCCGGAAACCTGTCGGCACTTTTATACAGACTTGGTCTTTTCCAGCTTGCCAGTTCACTTACAAATGCGATCGTGATATTCTGCCAGCTTCTGCTTCTGTTTTCATTCGGACTACCTGCTTTTGCAGGAACGGCTTTGGGAGGAGCACTGACGTTTCCGCTCAGCTACAGACTGAGCGAATCGGTTGTATGGAAGGCGATCCTGCAGGGCCAGTAA
- a CDS encoding phosphosulfolactate synthase, with protein MVLDRYLQGTVDSVRMLHGFVDCVKIGWGLSYILDEETLRSRIESFKKAGVTVSSGGTMLEIAVSKGKYMKALDGIARVGFDTIELSEGVVEIPRHIKREIAEFVRSSGLRLHTEVGRKNPKSQLSLEETIDRISQMMDLGGDLVIIEGRETGRSVEIYDDSGEIKWDWVERIRDSCPEDKLMFEAPQERQQTELILKLGPKVNLGNVSAESIGALATQRLGLRGDTLGALVENPVQGASPAALFIYHVLQTHGSMDQTRMMSITGLQRRTVQKAIAYLIGNGFVRKTPDHRDMRRHIYSAERG; from the coding sequence ATGGTGCTTGACAGATATCTTCAGGGAACTGTAGACTCTGTCCGCATGCTTCACGGCTTTGTCGATTGTGTGAAAATCGGATGGGGACTCTCTTATATCCTTGATGAAGAAACGCTCCGCTCCAGAATAGAGTCTTTCAAAAAGGCGGGAGTAACTGTTTCCAGCGGCGGCACGATGCTCGAAATAGCGGTGTCGAAGGGCAAATACATGAAGGCCCTTGACGGCATCGCACGCGTTGGCTTTGACACGATTGAGCTCAGCGAAGGGGTTGTGGAGATACCGCGCCACATAAAGAGGGAGATCGCGGAATTTGTCAGATCATCGGGGTTGAGGCTGCATACCGAAGTTGGAAGAAAAAATCCGAAAAGTCAGCTCAGCCTGGAGGAGACTATTGACCGCATTTCACAAATGATGGATTTGGGCGGTGATCTCGTCATCATAGAGGGAAGAGAAACCGGAAGGAGCGTGGAAATCTATGATGACAGCGGTGAGATAAAATGGGACTGGGTGGAGAGGATCAGAGATTCATGTCCTGAAGACAAACTTATGTTTGAAGCCCCACAGGAAAGACAGCAGACTGAACTCATCCTGAAGCTTGGTCCGAAGGTAAATCTCGGCAATGTCTCAGCGGAAAGCATTGGGGCTCTTGCCACACAGAGACTGGGTCTTAGGGGAGACACGCTTGGCGCCCTCGTGGAAAATCCTGTGCAGGGCGCCAGTCCGGCTGCACTCTTCATCTATCACGTTCTGCAAACACACGGCTCAATGGATCAGACCAGAATGATGTCTATAACGGGTCTTCAGCGAAGAACAGTCCAGAAGGCCATTGCCTATCTGATTGGCAATGGCTTCGTCAGAAAAACGCCTGATCACAGGGATATGAGACGCCACATCTATTCTGCAGAAAGAGGATGA
- a CDS encoding phosphoadenylyl-sulfate reductase — MEKTKFAGKEENMDALALLKWADREYGPDAVFACSFGAEDMVIFDMLACLQSRILIVTLDTGRLNQETYNLIEEVRKRYGIGIQHIYPDQDELGSMVSEHGPNLFFESVEKRRMCCHVRKVAPLNRLLSGKKAWVTGIRRDQLFTRSNSAKVQEDHERGGIAKIAPLADWTYEMVWKYIREKGIPYNRLFDRGYTSIGCEPCTRAVKAGEDPRAGRWYWEAGIKECGLHHAAMTGKE, encoded by the coding sequence ATGGAAAAGACAAAATTCGCCGGAAAAGAAGAGAATATGGATGCGCTTGCTCTGCTTAAGTGGGCCGACAGGGAATACGGACCGGATGCAGTGTTTGCATGCAGCTTTGGTGCAGAGGATATGGTGATATTTGACATGCTGGCTTGCCTTCAGTCTCGCATCCTGATTGTCACTCTGGATACTGGAAGACTTAATCAGGAAACCTACAACCTCATCGAAGAGGTGCGTAAACGTTACGGCATAGGTATACAGCACATATACCCTGATCAGGACGAGCTCGGAAGCATGGTTTCCGAACATGGGCCAAACCTGTTCTTTGAATCAGTGGAGAAGAGGAGGATGTGCTGCCATGTTAGAAAAGTTGCACCTCTGAACAGACTGCTCTCCGGAAAGAAAGCATGGGTTACCGGAATCAGGAGGGATCAGCTGTTCACCAGATCAAATTCTGCGAAGGTGCAGGAAGATCATGAAAGGGGAGGCATTGCAAAAATCGCGCCGCTGGCAGACTGGACCTACGAAATGGTGTGGAAATACATCAGAGAAAAAGGCATTCCGTACAACAGGCTCTTTGACAGGGGTTACACGAGCATCGGCTGTGAACCCTGCACCCGTGCCGTAAAGGCTGGTGAAGATCCGAGGGCAGGAAGATGGTACTGGGAAGCAGGCATAAAGGAATGCGGACTGCATCATGCTGCGATGACCGGAAAGGAGTAG
- a CDS encoding IS1182 family transposase — translation MSDYVGGMDRKQTVLFPETIDEYVGGENPVRFIDAFVDMLDLQEMGFTHAEPGETCRPPYNPADLLKLYIYGYLNQRRSSRKLEAECSRNVEVMWLMKKLRPDFKTIADFRKDNAECIKRVFRAFVKLCDDIGLFGKELISIDGSKFRAVNSKERNVNREKLQDRIERVDASISRYMKEMDERDSQESTDEDSLNRQSLKEKIEKAKQRKADYERMLREMEETGKTEISLTDTESRLMRTRHGLDVCYNVQTAVDSKHKLIAEYDATNNPTDYGMLASVATGAGEALDASGLEVVADKGYFDVLQLKECVDNGIRPSVPRHGAPGGIAARRGIPGPGFREDRFVYDRCTNTYTCPAGEKLTYMCDGHWKNKRFLIYGHAPCESCLYHMTACTTSSRGRRIYRWEHQEIVEEMDSRMMTAEGREKLWKRKELSEHPFGTMKRAFNQGYLLLKGLRKVKGELGLTMIAYDMRRALNTVGTAKLIAALQGSTALLHSFRQTEI, via the coding sequence ATGAGCGATTACGTGGGCGGGATGGACAGGAAGCAGACCGTGCTCTTCCCCGAGACTATAGACGAGTATGTCGGCGGGGAGAACCCTGTCCGCTTCATTGATGCATTCGTGGACATGCTCGACCTGCAGGAGATGGGTTTCACTCATGCGGAGCCCGGTGAGACGTGCAGGCCGCCTTACAATCCCGCCGATTTGCTCAAGCTGTACATCTACGGCTATCTCAACCAGAGACGCTCCAGCAGGAAGCTGGAGGCTGAATGCTCAAGGAACGTGGAGGTCATGTGGCTCATGAAGAAGCTCAGGCCCGACTTCAAGACGATAGCTGACTTCAGGAAGGACAACGCGGAGTGCATAAAGAGGGTATTCAGGGCGTTCGTCAAGCTCTGTGATGACATTGGCCTGTTCGGCAAGGAGCTCATTTCCATAGACGGCTCGAAGTTCAGGGCAGTCAACTCGAAGGAGAGGAATGTCAACAGGGAGAAGCTGCAGGACAGGATAGAGCGTGTGGACGCCTCCATAAGCAGGTACATGAAGGAGATGGATGAGCGTGACAGCCAGGAAAGCACAGATGAAGACTCGCTGAACAGACAGTCTCTGAAGGAGAAGATAGAGAAGGCGAAGCAGAGAAAGGCGGACTATGAGAGGATGCTCAGGGAAATGGAGGAGACAGGAAAGACAGAGATATCGCTCACAGACACTGAAAGCAGGCTGATGAGGACCAGGCATGGTCTGGATGTCTGTTACAATGTACAGACTGCTGTCGATTCGAAGCATAAGCTCATAGCTGAATATGATGCAACAAACAACCCGACCGATTACGGCATGCTCGCTTCTGTTGCAACAGGCGCCGGCGAAGCACTGGATGCATCAGGTCTGGAGGTTGTGGCCGACAAGGGATATTTCGACGTGTTGCAGCTGAAGGAATGTGTCGACAACGGCATCAGGCCGTCGGTTCCCAGGCATGGTGCTCCGGGAGGGATCGCTGCAAGGAGGGGCATACCCGGGCCGGGCTTCCGTGAGGACAGATTCGTCTATGACCGCTGCACAAACACATACACCTGTCCGGCAGGCGAAAAACTCACGTACATGTGCGATGGCCATTGGAAGAACAAGCGTTTTCTCATATACGGACATGCACCCTGCGAGTCCTGCCTATACCATATGACTGCCTGCACAACAAGCAGTAGAGGCAGGCGCATCTACAGATGGGAGCACCAGGAGATAGTCGAGGAAATGGATTCAAGGATGATGACTGCGGAAGGCAGAGAGAAGCTCTGGAAGAGAAAGGAGCTGTCTGAGCATCCTTTTGGAACGATGAAGAGGGCGTTCAATCAGGGTTATCTGCTGCTGAAGGGACTGAGGAAGGTCAAAGGTGAACTTGGCCTGACCATGATTGCTTATGACATGAGGAGAGCACTGAACACAGTCGGAACGGCAAAGCTCATAGCTGCCCTGCAGGGCTCAACCGCTCTCCTGCACTCCTTCAGACAGACAGAAATCTGA
- a CDS encoding DUF2080 family transposase-associated protein: MSRHVEFVARSTLRVEGILGFMKRKVVRYGTGAAVICPKEYLGKTVFLVIAEEQWKNIPAKEGRKRKGGA; this comes from the coding sequence ATGTCAAGACATGTTGAATTTGTGGCCAGGAGTACGCTCCGTGTTGAAGGCATACTGGGATTCATGAAGAGGAAGGTTGTACGCTACGGCACGGGCGCCGCCGTGATATGCCCGAAGGAGTATCTCGGGAAGACAGTGTTCCTTGTCATTGCGGAAGAGCAGTGGAAGAATATTCCAGCGAAGGAAGGACGGAAAAGGAAGGGAGGCGCGTGA
- a CDS encoding DUF2080 family transposase-associated protein, with the protein MSREIKLDEGTILPKDEVEVFYERKITKFGNSAKLDASKKYTGKRAYVIVLKK; encoded by the coding sequence ATGTCCCGCGAAATAAAGCTCGATGAAGGCACAATACTACCGAAGGATGAGGTTGAAGTGTTCTATGAGCGGAAGATTACAAAATTCGGCAATTCCGCGAAGCTGGATGCGTCCAAGAAATACACAGGAAAGAGAGCCTATGTCATCGTTCTCAAGAAGTAG
- a CDS encoding transposase: MTRFTTKHHLCSRAALVPRIDNSGDRVSRRNHVRNGDIILKSLLCTAVQGMLKSAKETAAARSYWRKEKSIGAAKAQVAAAGKLACVVRGNAHNWRTICGRGQGSHCTQDSTDGPTCDECRSLLRAGVSGYHRVALHKDGDIEQIEGGCRNWPGSGRRQTGRINHRAQRVFTGVIQKISAHSSYMRSGKLSSRGVCQQSFHSPHYICGTHREVFVKLFPIDFSSNHRQRFF, translated from the coding sequence ATAACGAGATTTACCACAAAACACCATCTATGCTCCCGTGCAGCCCTTGTGCCAAGGATTGACAACTCGGGCGACAGGGTAAGCAGGCGCAATCACGTCAGGAACGGAGACATCATACTCAAGTCGCTGCTATGCACTGCAGTGCAGGGGATGCTCAAATCTGCAAAAGAGACAGCCGCTGCAAGGTCTTACTGGAGGAAGGAGAAATCGATAGGTGCCGCAAAGGCTCAGGTTGCAGCGGCCGGAAAACTGGCATGTGTTGTCCGGGGCAATGCTCATAATTGGCGAACCATATGTGGAAGAGGACAAGGATCTCACTGCACGCAAGACAGTACCGATGGACCAACATGTGATGAATGCCGCAGCCTTCTCAGAGCAGGAGTTAGTGGATATCACCGAGTTGCTTTGCACAAAGACGGAGATATTGAACAGATCGAAGGAGGATGTAGGAATTGGCCAGGATCAGGTCGAAGACAAACAGGAAGAATAAATCACAGGGCTCAGAGGGTTTTCACGGGAGTGATTCAAAAGATCTCCGCCCATTCCAGCTATATGCGCTCCGGAAAATTATCCTCAAGAGGAGTGTGCCAACAGTCTTTTCACTCCCCTCATTACATATGTGGGACTCATAGAGAGGTATTTGTCAAGCTTTTTCCGATTGATTTTTCTTCTAATCATCGTCAGCGTTTCTTCTGA
- a CDS encoding nucleotidyl transferase AbiEii/AbiGii toxin family protein codes for MPIIKMLKKRSQIEVARLQDEIAQIVYSLDNRAVLHGGTAIWRCYSGNRFSEDLDFYSTSLFSLKTDFEKTSRSHGLNVTKFKSTGNLLFSSISDGRTSLNLEVNLRKKVESIVRPYHNADGTSLQIRTLSAENMILEKIHAYSDRRFIRDLYDIYHLLQFVEDKGSVKMDISLFLTHLDSPVDEGVLKTIIYSGVSPSFERMKVEMARWAK; via the coding sequence TTGCCTATCATCAAAATGCTCAAGAAGAGGAGCCAGATTGAAGTTGCCAGGTTGCAAGATGAAATTGCCCAGATAGTTTACAGTCTCGACAACAGAGCAGTTTTGCACGGAGGTACGGCAATCTGGAGGTGCTATTCAGGGAATAGGTTTTCTGAAGATCTTGATTTCTATTCAACTTCGCTTTTTTCACTAAAAACTGATTTTGAGAAGACGAGCAGATCCCATGGACTCAATGTTACTAAATTCAAGAGCACGGGCAACCTTCTGTTCTCTTCAATCAGTGATGGACGTACGAGCCTGAATCTGGAAGTCAATCTCAGGAAGAAGGTGGAATCAATCGTGCGCCCTTATCACAACGCCGATGGAACTTCACTTCAAATCAGGACACTGTCTGCGGAGAACATGATCCTGGAAAAGATTCATGCATACAGTGACCGTAGATTCATAAGAGACCTCTATGACATCTACCATCTTCTTCAATTTGTGGAGGACAAGGGTTCCGTCAAGATGGATATCTCTTTGTTTCTCACCCATCTTGATTCGCCGGTAGACGAGGGTGTTTTGAAGACCATAATCTACTCGGGGGTCTCTCCCTCTTTTGAAAGAATGAAGGTTGAGATGGCCAGGTGGGCAAAATGA
- a CDS encoding ATP-binding protein, whose amino-acid sequence MMGLPRPTEFFPRTTIHLPDVATIRLTTKNSVLYCTKAPFLYIIMHNIYTSSYPYRLMFQKSILRTIITDQMLEPKLVDRIVERSQFHALASYEGKSAFVIKGVRRCGKSTMMKQLMETNFSDSYFYLNFDDERLAGFESTDFQTLLETFIELYGDRRNLFMDEIQNVNGWELFVNRILRQGYRVFITGSNANLLSKELGTRLTGRHIDVELYPFSFVEFLKARNVRYRRIGKHSTSSRAILQREFMAYLHTGGMPEVVLGSNKSILSQLIADIVQKDIVGRYALRKSQELRVLLRFLISNAGNPVTHRSIMLNLGMKSANTVEKYISYAEETYLVFEVRKFERKLKKFDKNPKKVYCIDNGIIIRNSPAFGESDGALLENIVAVQLMRLGHEFFYYKGRDGCEVDFIKPATGEAIQVCYELNEKNEKREVKGLVEAARDLKMDKAIILTLDQEEEIIQDGVKIDVKPCWSWLLESDVADQTI is encoded by the coding sequence ATGATGGGTCTGCCCAGACCCACAGAATTCTTTCCAAGAACCACTATTCACTTGCCTGACGTAGCAACAATTCGATTAACTACCAAGAATAGTGTCTTGTATTGCACAAAAGCTCCATTTTTATACATCATAATGCACAATATTTATACATCATCATACCCATACAGACTCATGTTCCAAAAATCGATCCTGAGGACCATCATAACAGATCAGATGCTGGAACCGAAGCTAGTGGATCGCATAGTGGAAAGGAGCCAATTTCATGCTCTGGCCAGCTACGAAGGGAAGTCTGCATTCGTAATCAAGGGTGTGAGAAGATGTGGAAAGAGCACAATGATGAAGCAGCTGATGGAAACTAACTTCAGCGATTCGTATTTCTACCTCAACTTTGATGACGAGCGTTTAGCTGGATTCGAAAGCACCGACTTCCAGACCCTGCTGGAAACATTCATAGAACTCTATGGAGACAGGAGAAACCTGTTCATGGACGAAATCCAGAACGTAAACGGCTGGGAACTTTTTGTAAACAGGATACTTAGACAAGGTTACAGAGTTTTCATAACAGGATCAAACGCGAATCTGCTCAGCAAGGAACTGGGAACACGCCTTACCGGAAGACACATTGACGTGGAGCTCTACCCTTTTTCCTTCGTTGAATTCCTGAAAGCAAGAAATGTCAGATACAGGCGAATCGGAAAACATTCTACATCCAGTCGAGCAATTTTGCAAAGGGAGTTTATGGCATATCTCCACACTGGGGGTATGCCGGAGGTAGTGCTTGGGTCGAACAAATCCATTCTTTCCCAACTGATAGCTGACATTGTCCAGAAAGATATAGTTGGAAGGTACGCCTTGAGGAAGTCTCAAGAACTGAGGGTACTCCTCAGGTTTCTTATTTCGAATGCGGGGAACCCCGTAACTCACCGTTCAATCATGTTGAACCTCGGTATGAAAAGTGCCAATACGGTGGAGAAATACATCTCTTATGCGGAAGAAACATATCTGGTGTTTGAGGTCAGGAAATTTGAACGAAAATTGAAGAAATTTGACAAGAATCCAAAGAAGGTTTACTGCATCGACAACGGAATCATCATAAGAAACTCTCCAGCCTTCGGCGAAAGTGATGGAGCACTCCTCGAGAACATCGTTGCTGTCCAGCTGATGAGGCTTGGTCATGAGTTCTTCTATTACAAAGGAAGAGACGGATGTGAGGTTGATTTCATCAAGCCTGCAACTGGGGAGGCAATACAGGTTTGCTATGAGCTAAATGAAAAGAATGAGAAGCGTGAAGTGAAAGGACTTGTGGAGGCAGCAAGAGATTTGAAAATGGATAAGGCGATTATCTTGACGCTTGATCAGGAGGAGGAAATAATCCAAGATGGCGTTAAAATAGATGTCAAACCTTGCTGGTCCTGGCTCCTTGAGAGCGATGTGGCGGATCAAACGATTTGA
- a CDS encoding type II toxin-antitoxin system RelE/ParE family toxin — protein sequence MTYQILFSDLAFRQLKKLEAATRERIIASLERIRVRPETYLKKLVGDEGFRLRVGDYRVIVELDNEKLIVLVLRIGHRKKVYG from the coding sequence TTGACCTACCAGATACTCTTTTCAGACCTTGCATTCCGGCAGTTGAAGAAACTCGAAGCGGCAACGAGAGAGCGTATAATTGCATCGCTTGAAAGGATCAGGGTCAGACCGGAAACATATTTGAAGAAACTGGTAGGGGATGAAGGCTTCAGACTAAGGGTGGGAGATTACAGAGTGATAGTGGAACTGGACAATGAGAAACTCATTGTGCTGGTTCTCAGAATAGGGCACAGAAAAAAAGTATATGGCTGA